In Vanrija pseudolonga chromosome 4, complete sequence, a single window of DNA contains:
- the ptr1_1 gene encoding E3 ubiquitin-protein ligase ptr1 — MKGRKSTRKVVPPPPDVEALIKRLNDAEDQDLVSILEPVKIWRFPRGDMHAWVPITKKFIGILGNMRDSYGLGAGSSKPAKFQLNDFTPRDKELTLAILHFIRLLMENCTNRKLFDGYEVLGDLLLTNDLDVLEALLYVFLRPLQQYLSQMPTTPELSNILRQRLLALARGWDRFHLAGIDLVAYASNPEPLVLPDDVATLHLQFYPPQDSTAAPSSSPVKATHSALAAPHETPTRPSLGHAKSEQRAALTPLQNKIAQPVLDSSMVTVDLGNVAQTMPNDYLDRLAALAEEYKMDAEEQLAALNKIRLIVLSKDRDTRRKLLTCRLLVLGCYIIFSTQDAVQSNIFLYEPELITQIAELLVPGRDVGDSVVASALVALDSACHHRTEVLTSINANVNHGIIMTLLRSVVTKLNNGDAVSNDIVDALLSLITYIISLPFHSNLIVGAGLIPLLLEMLQTKGERRSQYIPRITTLIDQGVYHHPPALQAFTNADGVNVLVSRIKDEVKTVIEQPPPIDPTGLVNADSLIAFTTNPLKAELRSLYRMLQSTGGADGFRNVVDTDLPKSLKRIFTNSDQFGLRNFGLAINIMSTIIHNEPTSLSILQEMQLPQTLYAELEKKMPEPFEIVYVMPNAIGAICLNAAGLKETLDHFDVIANIPRVAISWTSDDVSEREHVTSIGAALDELVRHHPALRAKVLESVTALLRETIEDGKNFKPSAKRANEYAVDLSETTSDEAMDVESVDNKETLNNNKPLTRLTNTVKLLSGLLRNAAMCREFIKDGGVELVLSIAALPCIPVKFSATEAAFAIPSLLRVMGDQEHLTLTERLVKTVHQELEALPELWKDPASARATWEGLATGDTPTGQAHLFRKAAGLAMIVSFFADFLSLNFGSQRSGTALIKTLGVSSGSSFIPDLGLLHRVCLQEHVIFKDLVPDTSSEPATPAQPNPTSPVVPAAADASGAAAQPAAVSLEVSTTTQTGESSTQTVGPAATAEADKANKTPTRAETVQTLVTRMHATLTKFFRVSVRLIFNKRVPESSHKAEAGPLALAISDIIIGHLQCSTEVPQKALAIDTAALGLATMLLFDERGVDGHLATTLFIPFDKKGGMTELLDNAKRIIAAMDAIPLTEGDETRTKEQTKHYNQAVSGVRIAFSVLSSFSSPRSLVESPQTHIIEQRELSLPSRKRFSAINTFVRLRLDIFPIAQHFWNAPWLHTLPLPVLRIGVATFLELMAGKGEEMEVTLAAPQIPSEPVTRQPTVRQVVANPAMVQQLVDMGFGRSAAERALIRGRNNVTAATELILTHPHLFPMDEPEPAEPAAAAPAEAPATDAAPAEPAAAEAPAADAEVSTPPEQIASGSAPAAQPSTDASPEDKESKEVEMEDDSAPSPSATWERQREELDSLRTKSKPEVPKRALQLLDEVEDLVFDLLTAFPSGVEGATFIINSVDSAVKEVANTHRDQVIAARLRLLSVFARGGTPIDLPVEDSKRAFAILMSLSVETDPRPKWLPAYLLAAESILLMTYTVSEAKLGDAPTSDVVRTADFGDAPAQLLTTSLKTLTAKDLTRDEIMSCMRLVVVLTRHNAAEVGADVVRPILSNFIKPNKNLAGCQPYLAMVTRHAFDSLDTLRDVMRREIREWMTPTRNKVTDVNHFARQLRQMAYRDSGSFLNAVEDECSLVDPGPVQSVYHIRSKREEKKAEETKGDSSTPAQAPASSSDPFQRSGADSFESHPVMDYLVSELGTALRTIQQEEAAKKTAADSSEPKSSEAETDAYAYAGLVLSVITELVGSYFSAKKAFMSAVRHGALYGHGKGKSGIAVVLNDLVCSATLADVQDKTSGTNNAAAARRLTLSSWSTSLIVALCANIVGTTDLKDIPEDLIIVRKLVLDSVSKAFKDTYSSTPDPNVRYGRLWALGELVYRLLTSRSSVVPRQGDESSLHIAKTMLEKSFVGLMTSSLSEVDLNYPDVRNVLVSLLKALEHLTKISIKWGKTESKKREGSAEVESDDDDETTSEEASDIDMSDEEDTDGPDLYRNSALGILGGDIDIDDDGDDDDDEMDDEDELMEAFGDEIDDVMDDDDGTEPSDDEDEDDERDMEGDWSTEDEGEEHDEDDHVIEDDVELHDMDHDAEVAWDHDDMPEDEMEEFDSEGEDVVDGFMEDEFRNGLDMEEEDELEDFDDDELGFDNIDAMEGMVGGAASGIPNGAGDNSGHWGWQEPAARPSDLSRRSRLMEVDGAASSLFGLPSRSTADYTQHPLLAGSRGQAVPGRSPHNPFGNLSSLNDLIASIEGLGGPQAVQFLESVVNQSRHAGAEAIRVDLAQRHDGGFGLSIGGRSFSVPPPSHRQLPATAEEIQSEYKPRPTLQRWLEEQNSFPYASPEQLARLVIHLINRLLPAARKAAEEEAERRRLAEAKEAELAAKKREDEQALAASVNLPESRPLTAVQLDDDEDDEDDDEDEDVDVDMETDEDDEEGDEDDEAAHDGPRITVTVHGEEVDITDTGIDPEFLNALPDDMRADVIEQHRREQSRLTRPAANEPASTSQINPEFLDALPPDIRAEVIMQETMETARRNQQAAQAAQAAAAAQAAAAAQQQRINLGGPLGAGGLPLPVGGGPLFDLEPELRNVLNSNDLFNIFSRGVAGANPLGPGASSGSKPKRDAIQLLERPGVASLVRLLFFPEAIRKGYLLRTLVNLCENSKTRADLLNLLLSIVQDGSGDLPAVDRSFQQMSLRGLSTPKATQTPKGKAVETPAVAQPATAGLFSHLQSDHIPTFIAQRCFEALSFIVGANSQAVTYFLTEHEQPVGLKKLAAKKGKGKEKYLPQTKFPIVILIGLLDRPTMLKTPGMMESLTSLLAAITKPLASLQVPSATTDAEGAPKAIEGASTPAVPPTVQDADGTATAAPAAAEAASSFAVVPTAPVTDKTLKAPVIPPAVLRLVVNCLTIGDCSSRTFTHTLIVLQNLSCIPDAKGIIVSELCSRSQALGVTIQDELRELGTVLANKDQELDSVTLTKFSPASSSQAQLLRLLKTIDYLYNPKAGEPKEQEKDDERQAREIFSSFDFAPMWKQLSDCLTLAEARESTDQIAAVLLPLVEALMVVCKHTRPAQAQDVVMSPMLSPTTPPPNDLFLSFTTTHRKVLNAIVRNNPSLMSGSFSLLVANPRVLEFDNKRNWFFLKLKRKREQLAYQSIHLNVRRQYVLEDSYRALVHRGGDEFKFGKINVRFINEDGVDAGGVTREWYSVLAQQIFDPDVALFEPCAADKQTYQPNKHSSQAVDNHLSWFKFVGRIIGKAIYDGRLLDAYFSRAFYKQILGRSVDMRDLESIDPEYHKSLQWMLDNDITGVIDQEFTIEDDSFGEKKVVELKEGGAKIEVTEENKEEYIRLLCAYRLENSTKDQMNAFLSGFYEVIPRQLIQIFEPDQLELLISGITTIDVDELKNSTQMSGWKGSDPEISWFWRAVRSFSQEERSRFLMFVTSSSRVPLGGFSQLQGSSGTQPFQIQRLYGKEGILPQASTCFNLLLLPKYASYEQLREKLLFAVTETSGFGKA, encoded by the exons ATGAAGGGGCGCAAGTCTACCCGCAAGGTGGTGCCTCCA CCACCCGACGTCGAAGCCCTTATCAAGCGCCTCAACGATGCCGAGGACCAGGACCTCGTCTCCATCCTTGAGCCGGTCAAGATCTGGCGCTTCCCCCGCGGCGACATGCACGCCTGGGTGCCCATCACCAAGAAGTTCATCGGCATCCTCGGCAACATGCGCGACAGCTatgggctcggcgctggcagcTCCAAGCCTGCCAAGTTCCAGCTCAACGACTTCACTCCTCGCGACAAGGAGTTGACGCTTGCTATCCTGCACTTTATCCGTCTTCTGATGGAGAACTGCACCAACCGCAAGCTCTTTGACGGCTATGAG GTtctcggcgacctcctcctcaccaacGACCTCGATGTtctcgaggcgctgctctACGTCTTCCTGAGACCGCTGCAGCAGTATCTGTCGcagatgccgacgacgccggaGCTTAGCAACATTCTCCGCCAGCgtcttctcgcgctcgccagaGGATGGGACAGGTTCCACCTCGCCGGGATCGACCTGGTCGCGTACGCTTCGAACCCGGAGCCCCTCGTTCTTCCCGACGATGTCGCCACCCTCCACTTGCAGTTTTACCCGCCGCAGGACTCGACTGCCGcccccagctcgtcgccagtcAAGGCCACGcactcggcgctggcggcaccGCACGAGACCCCGACTAGACCATCGCTTGGGCACGCCAAGTctgagcagcgcgccgcgttGACGCCACTGCAGAACAAGATCGCCCAACCGGTGCTCGACAGCTCCATGGTGACAGTTGACCTTGGCAACGTTGCTCAGACGATGCCGAACGACTACCTCGACCGTctggccgcgctcgctgagGAGTACAAgatggacgccgaggagcagctcgcggcgctcaacaaGATCCGCTTAATAGTCCTGTCCAAGGACCGCGACACTCGCCGCAAGCTCCTCACATGCCGTCTCCTCGTGCTTGGGTGCTACA TCATCTTCTCCACCCAGGACGCTGTCCAGTCGAACATCTTCCTGTacgagcccgagctcatCACGCagatcgccgagctccttgtccCCGGTCGTGACGTAGGGGACAGCGTCGTGGCGTCCGCTCTCGTGGCACTGGACTCGGCGTGCCACCACCGCACTGAGGTTCTCACCTCCATCAACGCCAACGTGAACCACGGCATTATCATGACTCTGCTCCGCAGCGTCGTCACCAAGCTCAACAACGGCGATGCGGTGTCCAACGATATCGTGGACGCCCTTCTCAGCCTGATCACCTACATCATCAGCCTGCCGTTCCACAGCAACTTGATCGTTGGCGCTGGCCTCATCCCCCTGCTTCTGGAGATGCTGCAGACCAAGGGCGAGCGCAGGTCACAGTACATCCCTCGTATCACCACGCTCATTGACCAGGGTGTGTACCACCACCCCCCTGCGCTTCAGGCGTTCACCAATGCCGACGGTGTCAACGTTCTCGTCAGCCGcatcaaggacgaggtcaaAACTGTCATTGAGCAGCCCCCGCCCATCGACCCAACTGGTCTCGTCAACGCCGACTCGCTGATTGCGTTCACCACCAATcccctcaaggccgagctgagGTCCCTGTACCGCATGCTCCAGAGcactggcggcgccgacggcttccgcaacgtcgtcgacactGACCTCCCCAAGTCCCTTAAGCGCATCTTCACCAACTCTGACCAGTTTGGGCTCCGCAATTTTGGTCTGGCTATCAACATCATGTCGACCATCATCCACAACGAGCCAACGTCGCTCAGTATCCTCCAGGAGATGCAGCTCCCGCAAACTCTCTATGCtgagctcgagaagaagaTGCCTGAGCCGTTCGAGATCGTCTATGTCATGCCGAACGCTATCGGTGCGATCTGTCTCAACGCGGCGGGCCTCAAGGAGACTCTCGATCACTTTGATGTTATCGCCAATATCCCAAGGGTCGCCATCTCGTGGACGTCGGACGACGTCTCGGAGCGTGAGCACGTCACGTCGATTGGTGCCgcgcttgacgagctcgtccggCACCACCCCGCCCTTCGCGCCAAGGTCCTCGAGTCGGTTACTGCGCTCCTTCGCGAGACCATTGAAGACGGCAAGAACTTCAAGCCATCCGCAAAGAGGGCAAACGAGTACGCCGTCGATCTGTCCGAGACCACATCGGATGAGGCCATGgacgtcgagtcggtcgacAACAAGGAAACATtgaacaacaacaagcccCTTACGCGGCTGACCAACACCGTCAAGCTCCTCAGCGGCCTCCTGCGCAACGCTGCCATGTGCCGTGAATTCATCAAGGACGGCGGTGTGGAGCTCGTGCTGAGCATCGCGGCCTTGCCCTGCATCCCCGTCAAGTTCTCCGCGACCGAGGCTGCTTTCGCTATCCCCAGCCTCCTCCGTGTCATGGGTGACCAGGAGCACCTCACGCTCACCGAGCGCCTGGTCAAGACTGTTCaccaggagctcgaggctcTTCCCGAGCTGTGGAAGGACCCCGCTTCGGCCCGCGCGACTTGGGAGGGTCTTGCCACCGGAGACACTCCCACTGGGCAGGCTCATCTGTTCCGCAAGGCAGCGGGCCTCGCCATGATCGTGTCCTTCTTCGCAGACTTCCTGAGCCTGAACTTTGGCAGCCAGCGGAGCGGTACAGCTCTCATCAAGACTCTCGGTGTCAGCTCCGGGTCGTCGTTCATTCCCGACCTGGGTCTCCTCCACCGGGTCTGCCTTCAGGAGCACGTCATCTTCAAGGATCTCGTCCCCGACACGTCCTCCGAGCCGGCGACCCCTGCCCAGCCCAATCCGACGTCGCCAGTCGTACCTGCTGCCGCAGATGCTTCTGGGGCTGCTGCCCAGCCAGCTGCGGTGTCTCTTGAGGTGTCGACTACCACTCAGACTGGCGAGAGCAGTACCCAGACCGTGGGTCCTGCCGCAACCGCGGAAGCCGACAAGGCCAATAAGACCCCTACGAGAGCCGAGACGGTCCAGACTCTGGTGACCCGTATGCACGCGACTCTGACCAAGTTCTTCAGGG TTTCTGTTCGCCTGATCTTCAACAAGCGCGTCCCGGAGAGTTCTCACAAGGCTGAGGCTGggccactcgccctcgccatctcCGATATCATCATCGGTCACCTCCAGT GTTCTACCGAAGTCCCGCAGAAGGCCTTGGCTATCGACACTGCGGCTCTCGGCCTGGCGACCATGCTCCTGTTTGATG AGCGCGGTGTCGACGGCCATCTTGCCACGACATTGTTCATTCCGTTCGACAAGAAGGGCGGCATGACGGAGCTGTTGGACAATGCGAAGCgcatcatcgccgccatGGATGCCATTCCTCTGACCGAGGGGGACGAGACACGTACCAAGGAGCAGACCAAGCACTACAACCAGGCGGTCAGCGGTGTCCGCATTGCCTTCTCCGTTCTTTCATCGTTCTCGTctccccgctcgctcgttgAGAGCCCGCAAACACACATCATCGAGCAGCGCGAACTCTCCCTCCCGAGTCGAAAGCGCTTCTCGGCCATCAACACCTTTGTCCGCTTGCGCCTCGACATCTTCCCAATCGCGCAGCATTTCTGGAATGCGCCATGGCTGCACACTTTACCTCTGCCTGTGCTACGAATCGGTGTGGCGACGTTCCTGGAGCTCATGGCCGGCAAGGGAGAAGAGATGGAGGTTACATTGGCCGCGCCTCAGATTCCCTCTGAGCCCGTTACTCGTCAGCCCACAGTGAGGCAGGTCGTCGCCAACCCGGCGATGGTTCaacagctcgtcgacatggGCTTTGGTcggagcgcggcggagcgcgctCTTATCAGAGGCAGAAACAACGTCACCGCGGCGACTGAGTTGATCCTCACGCACCCGCACTTGTTCCCGATGGACGAGCCTGAACCGGCAGAGCCTGCAGCGgctgcccccgccgaggCCCCGGCAACGGACGCCGCTCCGGCAGagccggctgctgctgaggccCCAGCCGCAGATGCGGAAGTCTCAACACCGCCGGAGCAAATTGCTTCTGGCTCTGCCCCGGCGGCCCAGCCCTCCACCGACGCGTCGCCAGAGGACAAGGAGTCTAAGGAAGTCGAGATGGAGGACGACTCAGCGCCCAGCCCCAGCGCCACCTGGGAGAGGCAGCGTGAGGAGCTCGACAGCCTGCGTACCAAGAGCAAGCCCGAGGTTCCCAAGCGCGCTTTGCaactgctcgacgaggtggaggatCTTGTTTTCGACCTCCTCACTGCATTCCCGtccggcgtcgagggtgcGACCTTCATCATCAACAGTGTCGACTCGGCAGTCAAGGAGGTCGCCAACACGCATCGCGACCAGGTCATTGCTGCTCGCCTTCGTCTGCTTTCCGTCTTTGCTCGTGGAGGCACGCCCATTGATCTCCCGGTTGAGGACAGCAAACGAGCATTCGCCATTCTCATGTCTCTGTCGGTCGAGACTGACCCTCGCCCCAAGTGGCTCCCGGCGTatctcctcgccgccgagtcaATCTTACTCATGACATACACAGTGTCCGAGGCCAAGCTGGGCGACGCGCCTACTAGCGACGTTGTCCGCACCGCCGACTTTGGGGACGCACCGGCTCAGCTGTTGACGACCTCCCTCAAGACCCTGACGGCAAAGGACCTTACTCGCGACGAAATCATGTCCTGCATGCGCCTTGTTGTTGTCCTCACCCGCCACAACGcagccgaggtcggcgcggaTGTTGTTCGCCCAATCCTGAGCAACTTCATCAAGCCAAACAAGAACTTGGCCGGCTGCCAGCCGTACCTCGCCATGGTTACGCGCCATGCGTTTGACAgcctcgacacgctgcgcGACGTCATGCGCCGTGAGATCCGCGAGTGGATGACGCCGACTAGAAACAAGGTCACCGACGTAAACCACTTTGCTCGTCAGCTTCGCCAGATGGCTTACCGCGACTCTGGATCCTTCCTGAacgccgtcgaggatgaATGCTCGCTTGTCGACCCTGGACCAGTGCAATCGGTCTACCACATCCGTTCCAAGCgagaggagaagaaggccgaggagaccaAGGGCGACAGTTCCACTCCCGCCCAAGCCCCGGCCTCATCTTCTGATCCCTTCCAGCGCTCGGGGGCAGACTCGTTTGAGAGCCACCCTGTCATGGACTACCTCGTCTCCGAGCTCGGAACAGCCTTGCGCACCATCCAGCAGGAGGAAGCGGCCAAGAAGACTGCCGCCGATTCCTCGGAACCCAAGTCGTCGGAGGCCGAGACGGATGCCTACGCCTACGCAGGCTTAGTGCTCTCGGTTATCACGGAGCTCGTTGGCTCTTACTTctcggccaagaaggccttCATGTCTGCAGTGCGCCACGGCGCTCTGTATGGCCACGGCAAGGGCAAATCTGgcatcgccgtcgtgctcaaCGACCTTGTCTGCTCGGCTACCCTGGCCGATGTACAGGACAAGACCAGCGGCACCAAcaacgctgctgctgctcggcgtctCACTctgtcgagctggtcgacctCGCTGATTGTCGCTCTGTGTGCCAACATTGTTGGCACAACCGACCTCAAAGACATACCCGAGGACCTCATCATCGTGCGAAAGCTTGTGCTCGACAGCGTCTCCAAGGCATTCAAGGACACGTACTCGTCAACACCCGACCCCAACGTCAGATACGGCAGACTTTGGGCTCTTGGAGAGCTTGTCTACCGACTGctcacctcgcgctcgtctgTCGTTCCCCGCCAGGGCGATGAGTCGAGCCTCCATATCGCCAAGACGATGCTGGAGAAGAGCTTTGTCGGCCTCATGACCTCTTCGCTTtccgaggtcgacctcaACTACCCCGATGTCCGTAACGTTCTCGTGTCGCTCCTCAAGGCCCTGGAGCACCTCACCAAGATCTCGATCAAGTGGGGCAAGACGGAGAGCAAGAAGCGGGAGGGTAGCGCCGAAGTCGAGtctgacgacgatgacgagacTACTTCGGAGGAGGCCTCTGACATTGACATgtccgacgaggaagacacCGATGGCCCGGATCTGTACCGCAACTCTGCCCTTGGCATTCTTGGCGGCGacatcgacatcgacgacgatggagatgacgacgacgacgagatggatGACGAAGACGAGCTGATGGAGGCCTTTggcgacgagatcgacgaTGTcatggacgacgatgacggcaCTGAGCCGTCTGACGATGAGGATGAAGATGACGAGCGTGACATGGAAGGCGACTGG TCTACGGAAGACGAAGGAGaagagcacgacgaggatgaccaTGTCATTGAAGACGATGTTGAACTCCATGACATGGACCATGATGCTGAAGTGGCTTGGGAC CACGACGACatgcccgaggacgagatggaggagtTTGACTCTGAAGGCGAGGACGTTGTGGATGGCTTCATGGAGGATG AATTCCGCAACGGTCTCGACAtggaagaggaggacgaacTCGAGGATTTCGATGATGACGAGCTTGG CTTTGACAACATCGATGCAATGGAGGGCATGGTTGGCGGTGCCGCCTCTGGCATTcccaacggcgccggcgacaacTCTGGTCACTGGGGATGGCAGGAGCCGGCCGCTCGTCCTTCGGACCtgtcgcgccgctcgcgtcTCATGG aagtcgacggcgcggctTCGTCATTGTTCGGGCTCCCGTCCCGCAGCACGGCAGACTACACCCAGCACCCGCTGTTAGCTGGTTCTCGCGGACAGGCAGTTCCCGGCCGTTCGCCCCACAACCCCTTTGGCAACCTGTCCAGCTTGAACGATCTCATTGCGTCCATcgagggccttggcggccCCCAGGCCGTACAGTTCCTCGAGAGTGTTGTCAACCAGAGCCGtcacgctggcgccgaggcgattCGTGTCGACCTTGCGCAGCGCCACGACGGTGGCTTTGGCCTTTCTATTGGAGGGCGCTCCTTCAGTGTCCCTCCCCCATCGCACCGCCAGCTACCTGCCACGGCCGAGGAGATTCAGTCCGAGTACAAGCCTCGCCCTACTCTTCAGCGTTGGCTCGAGGAGCAGAACAGTTTTCCCTACGCGTCGCCCGAGCAGCTGGCACGTCTGGTTATTCACCTCATCAACCGCCTCCTCCCGGCTGctcgcaaggccgccgaggaggaggctgaaCGCCGGCGACTTGCTGAAGCCAAGGAGGCTGAACTggccgccaagaagcgcgAAGACGAGCAGGCCTTAGCGGCCTCGGTCAACCTCCCTGAGTCGCGCCCTCTCACCGCGGTTCAGCTCGACGatgatgaagacgacgaggatgatgacgaggacgaggacgtcgacgtcgacatgg AAaccgacgaggatgacgaagagggtgatgaggacgacgaggccgctcATGACGGCCCTCGCATCACGGTCACCGTTCACGGCGAAGAGGTCGACATCACAGACACTGGTATCGACCCCGAATTCCTCAACGCGCTTCCCGATGACATGCGCGCCGACGTTATCGAGCAGCACAGACGCGAGCAGAGCCGCCTCACACGCCCAGCCGCCAACGAGCCCGCGTCCACGTCTCAGATCAACCCCGAGTTCCTCGACGCTCTGCCGCCCGACATTCGTGCCGAGGTCATCATGCAGGAGACCATGGAGACAGCACGTCGCAACCAGCAGGCGGCCCAGGCCGCTcaggctgctgcggctgcccaggctgccgctgcggcccaGCAGCAGAGAATCAACCTTGGTGGCCCTCTGGGTGCCGGCGGTCTGCCTCTGCCTGTCGGTGGTGGGCCTCTGTTCGATCTTGAACCTGAGCTCCGCAACGTCCTCAACAGCAATGACCTGTTCAACATCTTCTCTAGGGGTGTCGCTGGCGCTAATCCCCTCGGCCCTGGTGCGTCATCCGGCAGCAAGCCCAAGCGCGACGCCATTCAACTCCTCGAGAGACCAGGCGTGGCCTCCCTCGTTCGTCTCCTGTTCTTCCCCGAGGCAATCCGCAAGGGCTATCTTCTCCGTACCCTCGTCAACCTGTGCGAGAACTCCAAGACCCGCGCAGACCTTCTCAACCTGCTCCTGTCCATTGTTCAAGATGGATCAGGCGACCTTCCTGCTGTCGACCGCAGCTTCCAGCAGATGTCGCTCCGTGGTCTGTCGACACCAAAGGCTACGCAGACCccgaagggcaaggccgtcGAGACGCCCGCGGTGGCACAGCCGGCAACTGCTGGCCTGTTCAGCCACCTGCAGAGCGATCACATTCCGACCTTTATCGCCCAGCGCTGCTTCGAAGCGCTGTCGTTCATTGTTGGTGCCAACTCCCAGGCAGTTACCTACTTCCTCACGGAGCATGAGCAGCCTGTTGGACTCAAGAAGCTGGCGGCGAAGAaaggcaagggcaaggagaagtACCTCCCTCAGACCAAGTTCCCCATCGTCATTCTCATCGGTCTTCTCGACCGCCCCACCATGCTCAAGACGCCAGGTATGATGGAGTCGCTCACCAGCCTTCTCGCGGCGATCACCAAGCCTCTCGCCAGTCTCCAGGTGCCATCGGCTACTACCGACGCGGAGGGTGCGCCCAAGGCCATCGAGGGTGCCTCTACTCCTGCTGTACCGCCCACTGTTCAGGATGCCGACGGCACCGCGACTGCTGCGCCAGCCGCGGCTGAGGCCGCTTCGTCATTTGCGGTTGTTCCCACCGCACCTGTGACCGACAAGACGCTCAAGGCGCCCGTCATTCCGCCCGCGGttctgcgcctcgtcgtcaactGCCTTACCATCGGCGACTGCTCGAGCCGCACCTTCACCCACACCCTCATCGTCCTGCAGAACCTCTCGTGCATTCCTGATGCCAAGGGCATCATCGTTTCCGAGTtatgctcgcgctcgcaggCCCTTGGCGTCACCATCCAGGACGAGCTCCGAGAGCTCGGCACAGTGCTGGCCAACAAGGACCAGGAACTCGACAGCGTCACTCTCACCAAGTTCTCCCCTGCCAGCTCATCTCAAGCGCAGCTCCTCCGCCTGCTCAAGACCATCGACTACCTCTACAACCCCAAGGCTGGCGAGCCCAAGGagcaggagaaggacgatgagcgccaggcgcgcgagATCTTCTCGTCGTTCGACTTTGCGCCCATGTGGAAGCAGCTCAGCGACTGCCTTACGCTTGCCGAGGCTCGCGAGAGCACTGACCAGATCGCCGCTGTGCTTCTGCCCTTGGTCGAGGCTCTCATGGTCGTCTGCAAGCACACTCGTCCTGCCCAGGCGCAGGACGTTGTCATGTCACCCATGCTGTCGCCCACGACCCCGCCACCCAACGACCTTTTCCTCTCGTTCACCACGACCCACCGCAAGGTCCTGAACGCGATTGTTCGCAACAACCCGTCGTTGATGAGCGGCTCCTTCTCGCTGCTCGTGGCCAACCCCCGCGTGCTCGAGTTTGACAACAAGCGCAATTGGTTCTtcctcaagctcaagcgcaagcgcgagcagctggcgTACCAGAGCATCCACCTCAACGTGCGCCGTCAGTACGTTCTCGAGGACTCGTACCGCGCTCTGGtccaccgcggcggcgacgagttcAAGTTTGGCAAGATCAACGTCCGGTTCATCAACGAGGACGGAGTGGACGCTGGTGGTGTCACTCGCGAGTGGTACAGtgtgctcgcgcagcagatCTTTGACCCCGACGTGGCTCTCTTCGagccctgcgccgccgacaagcagACGTACCAGCCGAACAAGCACTCGTCGCAGGCCGTTGACAACCATCTCTCGTGGTTCAAATTTGTCGGACGCATTATCGGCAAGGCGATCTACGATGGACGTCTTCTCGACGCCTACTTTAGCCGCGCATTCTACAAGCAGATCCTTGGCCGGTCTGTTGACAtgcgcgacctcgagtcgATCGACCCCGAGTACCACAAGTCGCTTCAGTGGATGCTGGACAACGACATTACCGGTGTCATTGACCAAGAGTTTACAATCGAGGACGACTCGTTTGGCGAGAAGAAGGttgtcgagctcaaggagggcggcgccaaGATCGAGGTCACCGAGGAGAACAAGGAGGAGTACATCCGCCTGCTCTGCGCCTACCGCCTCGAGAACTCGACCAAGGACCAGATGAACGCGTTCCTGTCTGGATTCTACGA GGTTATTCCTCGCCAGCTTATCCAGATCTTTGAGcccgaccagctcgagctgctcatCTCGGGCATCACGACCAtcgacgttgacgagctcaagaaCTCGACCCAGATGAGCGGTTGGAAGGGCAGCGACCCCGAGATCTCGTGGTTctggcgcgccgtccgcAGCTTCTCGCAGGAGGAGCGCTCGCGTTTCCTCATGTtcgtcacgtcgtcgtcgcgtgtGCCGCTCGGTGGCTTTAGCCAGCTGCAGGGCAGCTCTGGCACCCAACCGTTCCAGATCCAGCGC CTCtacggcaaggagggcatcCTCCCCCAGGCGTCGACGTGCTTCAACCTCCTGTTACTGCCCAAGTACGCGTCGtacgagcagctgcgcgagaaGCTCCTGTTCGCGGTCACCGAGACGAGCGGCTTTGGCAAGGCATAA